The following are from one region of the Actinoplanes sp. L3-i22 genome:
- a CDS encoding PadR family transcriptional regulator: MSTAHVLLGLLAGGPRHGYDLKRAHDDRLPQAKPLAYGQVYATLGRLERDGMVTQSGQDQDAGPERTSYQLTDLGRERLAGWLTEVEPPAPYVASTLFSKVVVALLVAGIEQTTDYLTAQRAAHVTRMRELTAIKTRPGASVGDIVAADYAIGHLDADLRWLQTTMSRVAELQKEVTA, encoded by the coding sequence ATGTCCACCGCACACGTCCTGCTCGGGTTGCTGGCCGGCGGCCCCCGGCACGGGTATGACCTGAAACGGGCGCACGACGACCGCCTGCCGCAGGCGAAGCCGCTGGCGTACGGGCAGGTCTACGCCACGCTCGGGCGGCTGGAGCGGGACGGCATGGTCACTCAGTCCGGCCAGGATCAGGACGCCGGGCCGGAGCGGACGTCGTATCAGTTGACCGACCTCGGCCGGGAGCGGCTGGCCGGGTGGCTGACCGAGGTGGAGCCGCCCGCGCCGTACGTCGCGTCCACGCTCTTCAGCAAGGTCGTGGTCGCGCTGCTCGTCGCCGGGATCGAACAGACCACCGACTATCTGACCGCGCAGCGGGCCGCGCACGTGACCCGGATGCGTGAGCTGACCGCGATCAAGACCAGGCCCGGGGCGTCCGTCGGCGACATCGTCGCGGCGGATTACGCGATCGGGCACCTCGACGCCGACCTGCGCTGGTTGCAGACGACCATGTCGCGGGTCGCCGAGCTGCAGAAGGAAGTGACCGCATGA
- a CDS encoding SpoIIE family protein phosphatase, which produces MTEFARPERPTSPGKATVLVVDDSATKRYLLVSWLTRAGFSVVEAETGGEALRKLAEDDIEADLVVLDVKLPDMSGFEVCERIKTDSRYGVLPVIHVSAHAVDVNDRTQGLNRGADAYLVEPIEPDELIATAQAVLRYYRARQRAELLAARMVRLAETTLAINSASTLPELLEAAALGAADIFGGPVVVVAETSEGESLAAAGPPPVVRKWAVPRHRVAVGSLVRTDETADWDVVEWPAGETVAVAAARLRVDRPPVYVAVSGSSQTPGFPVLRQLSQAVAAAVEAQRSFDEEHRIAVTLQRSLLQSRLPEVPGIELAVRYEPAGAQTEVGGDFYELTVLDGKLLVAIGDVAGHSLHAATVMAELRHAVRAYAVEGHSPGAVLELANRFMRTVLPTDSATLCLFTLDPATGRIRMASAGHLPPLLHVDGEVHYLKPRGALLGLDAPARAEQELELPRGGTLVLYTDGLIERRDADIDDGLRALAACAAEVEPDLDAFCSRLLTQLGGSGDQADDIAVVALRRI; this is translated from the coding sequence ATGACCGAATTTGCCCGTCCGGAGCGGCCCACGAGCCCCGGGAAGGCCACTGTCCTGGTCGTCGACGACAGCGCCACCAAGCGGTACCTGCTGGTGAGCTGGCTGACCCGGGCCGGGTTCAGCGTCGTCGAGGCGGAGACCGGCGGCGAGGCGCTGCGCAAGCTGGCCGAGGACGACATCGAGGCCGACCTCGTCGTGCTGGACGTGAAGTTGCCGGACATGAGCGGTTTCGAGGTCTGCGAGAGAATCAAGACCGATTCGCGGTACGGCGTTCTCCCCGTCATCCACGTGTCCGCCCACGCCGTGGATGTGAACGACCGGACCCAGGGCCTGAACCGGGGCGCGGACGCGTACCTGGTCGAGCCGATCGAGCCGGACGAGCTGATCGCGACCGCGCAGGCGGTGCTCCGCTACTACCGGGCGCGCCAGCGGGCCGAGCTGCTCGCCGCGCGGATGGTCCGGCTGGCCGAGACCACGCTGGCGATCAACTCGGCGTCGACGCTGCCCGAGCTGCTGGAAGCGGCCGCGCTCGGGGCCGCGGACATCTTCGGCGGGCCGGTCGTGGTGGTCGCCGAGACGTCCGAGGGGGAGAGTCTGGCCGCGGCGGGGCCGCCCCCGGTCGTACGCAAATGGGCTGTTCCTCGTCACCGCGTAGCGGTGGGGTCTTTGGTGCGAACGGACGAAACGGCTGATTGGGACGTCGTCGAGTGGCCGGCGGGGGAAACCGTCGCGGTCGCCGCCGCCCGGTTGCGGGTCGACCGGCCGCCGGTCTACGTCGCGGTCTCCGGCAGCTCGCAGACGCCCGGCTTCCCGGTGCTGCGGCAGCTGTCCCAGGCGGTCGCGGCCGCGGTCGAGGCACAGCGGTCGTTCGACGAGGAGCACCGGATCGCGGTCACCCTGCAGCGCAGCCTGCTGCAGTCGCGGCTGCCCGAGGTGCCGGGCATCGAGCTGGCCGTGCGGTACGAGCCGGCCGGCGCGCAGACCGAGGTCGGCGGCGACTTCTACGAGCTGACCGTGCTGGACGGCAAGCTGCTGGTGGCGATCGGGGACGTGGCCGGGCACTCGCTGCACGCGGCCACGGTGATGGCCGAGCTGCGGCACGCGGTCCGGGCGTACGCGGTCGAGGGGCATTCGCCGGGCGCCGTGCTCGAACTGGCCAACCGGTTCATGCGGACCGTCCTGCCCACCGACTCCGCGACGTTGTGCCTGTTCACGCTGGACCCGGCGACCGGCCGGATCCGGATGGCGTCGGCCGGCCACCTGCCGCCGCTGCTGCACGTCGACGGCGAGGTGCACTACCTGAAGCCGCGTGGCGCGCTGCTCGGCCTGGACGCGCCGGCCCGCGCCGAGCAGGAGCTCGAACTGCCGCGCGGGGGCACGCTGGTGCTCTACACCGACGGGCTGATCGAGCGCCGCGACGCGGACATCGACGACGGGCTGCGGGCACTGGCCGCGTGCGCCGCCGAGGTCGAGCCGGACCTGGACGCCTTCTGCAGCCGGCTGCTCACGCAGCTCGGCGGCTCCGGCGACCAGGCCGACGACATCGCGGTGGTCGCGCTCCGCCGCATCTAG
- a CDS encoding CPBP family intramembrane glutamic endopeptidase — MSNETAAAVPTRSGPPRWLRPLGARLAFLLVVFVAFEAIFTPLLTTAARNPVTGILAGVATMGAALFAYAKLVSWLEERRTPEISRTTLRPQLIRGTLIGVGLFCATLALMFMTNAYRLHGGGSFWHMVGTFGMMLGVATIEELLFRGVLFRIVEERWGSLVALITSGVVFGGLHLLNPAATIWGAVAIAIEGGLLAGAAYAATRSLWLPIGIHLGWNFAESGIFGATVSGSDTTVGGLFTGTPHGLDIFSGGAFGPEASIWAVLVGGIAAYLLVRKARKQGNWR; from the coding sequence ATGAGCAACGAGACCGCTGCGGCAGTACCCACCCGGTCCGGACCGCCGCGCTGGCTGCGTCCGCTCGGCGCCCGGCTGGCATTCCTGCTCGTCGTCTTCGTGGCCTTCGAGGCGATCTTCACCCCGCTGCTGACGACGGCCGCGCGGAACCCGGTGACCGGCATCCTGGCGGGCGTGGCCACGATGGGGGCGGCCCTCTTCGCGTACGCCAAATTGGTTTCCTGGTTGGAAGAACGCCGCACCCCCGAGATCAGCCGGACCACGCTGCGCCCCCAACTGATCCGCGGCACCCTGATCGGCGTCGGGCTGTTCTGCGCCACGCTGGCCCTGATGTTCATGACCAACGCCTACCGGCTGCACGGCGGCGGCTCGTTCTGGCACATGGTCGGGACGTTCGGCATGATGCTCGGCGTCGCCACCATCGAGGAACTGCTGTTCCGCGGCGTGCTGTTCCGCATCGTCGAGGAGCGCTGGGGCAGCCTGGTCGCCCTGATCACCTCCGGGGTCGTCTTCGGCGGCCTGCACCTGCTCAACCCGGCCGCCACCATCTGGGGCGCGGTGGCCATCGCGATCGAGGGCGGCCTGCTGGCCGGCGCCGCCTACGCCGCCACCCGCAGCCTGTGGCTGCCGATCGGCATCCACCTGGGCTGGAACTTCGCCGAGTCGGGCATCTTCGGCGCGACGGTCTCCGGATCCGACACGACCGTCGGCGGCCTGTTCACCGGGACCCCGCACGGCCTGGACATCTTCAGCGGCGGCGCCTTCGGCCCGGAGGCCAGCATCTGGGCCGTCCTGGTCGGCGGGATCGCCGCCTACCTCCTGGTCCGCAAGGCCCGCAAGCAGGGCAACTGGCGCTGA
- a CDS encoding FtsX-like permease family protein, whose protein sequence is MRPGTLIRLSLAGNRTDRLRTVLTAGSGMLAALALLSAATVAAIHGGYWMRDPAGGLEAGEILAPGSGQYASPLLVEAGLRPGVIFALAVLALPVLALAGQCIRLGAPARDRRLAALRLAGATPGQTVVIAGAETAAASLLGSVIGFGLYLVLRVALERRNAGGKLLLPTDVLPNPLILILALLLVPALSGLIGLLLMRRVVVTPLGVVRRLRERGPRPWPGVLIVIGLVLFAPKTLDLVPRHWRPLEWTSLALMGFGVLFVMVGVVAGTGWISYTTGQLLRRYGRGAVTLLAGARLMADPWNGSRTLGAMLAAVVFGAGALGFRADLGGEFDAQARFNALVDPLGSSYGPPEDPEFYYGAVRLVMAAVTIALLIAAAGVLVTFVEGIVARRRTYAAMTAGGVPRRQLGAMLFWVTFAPLVPAVLLALLSGGALMRTVRTSVRVGGGDPYQVCVDPNAPDYAACAKRTIVDPLVTWQIPVPVGSLALLGGGALLAMLLVVGVGMMVLRSSTDLEELRAG, encoded by the coding sequence ATGAGGCCGGGCACGCTGATCCGGCTCAGTCTGGCCGGCAACCGGACCGATCGGCTGCGGACCGTGCTGACCGCCGGCAGCGGGATGCTCGCGGCGCTGGCGCTGCTCTCGGCGGCGACCGTCGCGGCGATCCACGGCGGGTACTGGATGCGGGACCCGGCCGGCGGGCTGGAAGCCGGTGAGATCCTGGCGCCCGGCTCCGGGCAGTACGCGAGTCCGCTGCTCGTCGAGGCCGGGCTGCGGCCCGGGGTGATCTTCGCGCTGGCCGTGCTGGCGCTGCCGGTGCTCGCGCTCGCCGGGCAGTGCATCCGGCTCGGGGCGCCGGCCCGGGACCGGCGGCTGGCGGCGCTCCGGCTGGCCGGGGCCACGCCGGGTCAGACCGTGGTGATCGCCGGGGCGGAGACCGCGGCGGCCAGCCTGCTCGGATCGGTGATCGGGTTCGGTCTGTACCTGGTGCTGCGCGTGGCGCTCGAACGACGGAACGCGGGCGGGAAACTTCTGCTGCCTACCGACGTACTGCCGAATCCGTTGATCTTGATCTTGGCTCTTTTGCTGGTCCCGGCCCTGTCCGGGCTGATCGGGCTGCTGCTGATGCGCCGGGTGGTGGTCACGCCGCTCGGCGTCGTGCGACGGCTCCGCGAACGCGGGCCGCGACCCTGGCCCGGTGTGCTGATCGTGATCGGACTCGTGCTCTTCGCGCCGAAGACGCTGGACCTGGTGCCGCGCCACTGGCGGCCACTGGAGTGGACGTCGCTCGCGCTGATGGGCTTCGGCGTGCTGTTCGTGATGGTCGGAGTGGTCGCCGGCACCGGTTGGATCTCCTACACCACAGGGCAACTGCTGCGACGGTACGGACGTGGCGCGGTGACCCTGCTGGCCGGCGCCCGGCTGATGGCCGACCCGTGGAACGGCAGCCGCACGCTCGGGGCGATGCTCGCGGCAGTGGTGTTCGGGGCCGGCGCGCTCGGGTTCCGGGCCGATCTCGGCGGCGAGTTCGACGCCCAGGCGCGGTTCAACGCGCTCGTCGACCCGCTGGGCAGCAGTTACGGGCCGCCGGAGGACCCGGAGTTCTACTACGGGGCGGTCCGGCTGGTGATGGCGGCGGTGACGATCGCCCTGCTCATCGCGGCGGCCGGGGTGCTGGTCACCTTTGTCGAAGGGATTGTCGCGCGGCGCCGCACCTACGCCGCGATGACGGCCGGCGGCGTGCCCCGCCGTCAGCTCGGGGCGATGCTGTTCTGGGTGACCTTCGCACCGCTCGTGCCGGCCGTGCTGCTGGCGCTGCTGTCCGGCGGCGCGCTGATGCGGACCGTGCGGACCTCGGTGCGGGTGGGCGGGGGCGATCCCTACCAGGTGTGCGTCGATCCGAACGCGCCGGACTACGCGGCCTGCGCCAAGCGGACGATCGTGGATCCGCTGGTGACATGGCAGATCCCGGTGCCGGTCGGGTCGCTGGCGCTGCTCGGCGGGGGTGCGCTGCTGGCGATGCTGCTGGTGGTCGGGGTCGGGATGATGGTGCTGCGGTCAAGCACCGACCTGGAAGAGCTCCGCGCCGGCTGA
- a CDS encoding ABC transporter ATP-binding protein, with amino-acid sequence MSTAVLTGTGITKSYGNTPALRGVDFTVAEGEIVAITGPSGCGKSTLLHCLAGILRADAGTIVYREQDLNLWSEASRSRLRRTEFGVLFQFGQLVPELTAAENVALPLLLAGSGRRDARDAAVGWLDRFGVADLADSRPGAMSGGQQQRCAAARALVTGPRVIFADEPTGALDQLNGEQVMAAMVQAVREQGSSVVLVTHEAPIAAYADREIVLRDGAVDPSGIGIFG; translated from the coding sequence ATGAGCACGGCAGTTCTTACTGGCACAGGCATTACGAAGAGCTATGGGAACACGCCGGCCCTGCGCGGGGTGGACTTCACCGTCGCCGAGGGTGAGATCGTGGCGATCACCGGCCCCAGCGGCTGCGGCAAGTCCACGCTGCTGCACTGCCTGGCCGGCATCCTGCGCGCCGACGCCGGCACGATCGTCTACCGCGAGCAGGACCTCAACCTCTGGTCCGAGGCGTCCCGGTCCCGGCTGCGGCGCACCGAGTTCGGCGTGCTCTTCCAGTTCGGGCAGCTGGTGCCGGAGCTGACCGCGGCCGAGAACGTCGCGCTTCCCCTGCTTCTCGCCGGTTCGGGGCGGCGAGACGCGCGGGACGCGGCGGTCGGCTGGCTCGACCGGTTCGGCGTCGCCGACCTGGCGGACAGCCGGCCCGGCGCGATGTCCGGCGGCCAGCAGCAGCGCTGCGCGGCGGCCCGGGCCCTGGTCACCGGCCCGCGAGTGATCTTCGCGGACGAGCCGACCGGCGCGCTGGACCAGCTCAACGGCGAGCAGGTGATGGCCGCGATGGTCCAGGCGGTGCGCGAGCAGGGCAGCTCGGTGGTGCTGGTGACGCACGAGGCGCCGATCGCGGCGTACGCGGACCGGGAGATCGTCCTGCGGGACGGCGCTGTCGACCCGAGCGGGATCGGGATCTTCGGATGA
- a CDS encoding S9 family peptidase, translating to MTTESPAGPPAARQDPSERTHHGDTVTDEYAWLMNKEDPATIAYLEAENAWTDTATAHLADLREKLFQEIKGRTQETDLSVPSRKGGFWYYTRTQEGQQYGIQCRVPVRPGEADPPMGDERPGEEVLLDGNVLAEGKDFFALGTFDVSPDGNWLAYSTDFEGDERFTLRIKDLRTGEVLIDEVPDTFYGSAWSADGSVLFYITVDEAWRPDRVHRHVVGEPAREDAVVYHEADERFWVGVDLTRSEKFIVIDAQSKITSEVRVIPADAPTSDPVLIAERRQGVEYQIEHHGHRFLILHNRDAEDFALAYTSVDAPGDWVELVAHQPGTRLESVDAFARHIVISLRTDGLTGLRVMCDGSTDAYDMEFPEPLYSVGLSGNPEYDTAAVRITYTSLVVPDSVYDVDLVTRTMTLRKRKPVLGGYDPADYEQFREWAPAADGTRIPVSIVVRKGVVRDGSAPAVLYGYGSYEHSIDPYFSIARLSLLDRGVVFAIAHIRGGGEMGRRWYEDGKMLAKKNTFTDFVAAAEALIRNRWTSADRLVARGGSAGGLLMGAVANLAPESFAGIVAEVPFVDPLTSILDPSLPLTVTEWEEWGNPLESAEVYAYMKSYSPYENVAKLPYSKILAVTSLNDTRVLYHEPAKWIARLRAVVPEGQFLLKTEMGAGHAGPSGRYDSWKEEAFVLAWILDTAGAA from the coding sequence GTGACGACCGAATCGCCCGCCGGCCCACCGGCGGCCCGCCAGGACCCCTCCGAGCGCACTCATCACGGCGACACCGTCACCGATGAATACGCCTGGCTCATGAACAAAGAGGATCCGGCGACGATCGCCTACCTGGAGGCGGAGAACGCGTGGACCGATACGGCCACCGCGCACCTCGCCGACCTACGCGAAAAATTGTTCCAGGAGATCAAGGGCCGCACCCAGGAGACCGACCTGTCGGTCCCCAGCCGCAAGGGCGGGTTCTGGTATTACACCCGCACCCAGGAGGGCCAGCAGTACGGCATCCAGTGCCGGGTCCCGGTCCGCCCGGGCGAGGCCGACCCGCCGATGGGCGACGAGCGCCCCGGCGAGGAGGTGCTGCTCGACGGCAACGTGCTGGCCGAGGGGAAGGATTTCTTCGCGCTCGGCACGTTCGACGTCAGCCCGGACGGGAACTGGCTGGCCTACTCGACCGACTTCGAGGGCGACGAGCGCTTCACCCTGCGGATCAAGGACTTGCGCACCGGTGAGGTGCTGATCGACGAGGTGCCGGACACGTTCTACGGCAGCGCCTGGTCGGCCGACGGCAGCGTGCTCTTCTACATCACGGTCGACGAGGCCTGGCGCCCCGACCGGGTGCACCGGCACGTGGTCGGCGAGCCCGCCCGTGAGGACGCGGTCGTCTACCACGAGGCCGACGAGCGTTTCTGGGTCGGTGTCGACCTCACCCGCAGCGAGAAGTTCATCGTGATCGACGCCCAGAGCAAGATCACTTCCGAGGTACGGGTCATCCCCGCCGACGCCCCGACCAGCGATCCCGTGCTGATCGCCGAGCGCCGCCAGGGTGTGGAGTACCAGATCGAGCACCACGGTCACCGGTTCCTGATCCTGCACAACCGGGACGCCGAGGACTTCGCGCTCGCCTACACCTCGGTCGACGCCCCGGGCGACTGGGTCGAGCTGGTCGCGCACCAGCCCGGCACCCGGCTCGAGTCGGTCGACGCGTTCGCCCGGCACATCGTGATCTCGCTGCGCACCGACGGCCTGACCGGCCTGCGGGTGATGTGCGACGGCAGCACCGACGCGTACGACATGGAGTTCCCCGAGCCGCTCTACAGCGTCGGCCTCAGCGGCAACCCGGAGTACGACACCGCCGCGGTCCGGATCACCTACACGTCCCTGGTCGTCCCGGACTCGGTCTACGACGTCGACCTGGTCACCCGCACGATGACGCTGCGCAAGCGCAAGCCGGTGCTGGGCGGTTACGACCCGGCGGACTACGAGCAGTTCCGCGAGTGGGCGCCGGCCGCGGACGGCACCCGCATCCCGGTGTCGATCGTGGTGCGCAAGGGCGTCGTGCGGGACGGTTCGGCGCCGGCGGTGCTCTACGGCTACGGGTCGTACGAGCACAGCATCGACCCGTACTTCTCGATCGCCCGTCTCTCGCTCCTCGACCGGGGTGTGGTCTTCGCGATCGCGCACATCCGCGGCGGCGGCGAGATGGGCCGGCGGTGGTACGAGGACGGCAAGATGCTGGCCAAGAAGAACACCTTCACCGACTTCGTCGCGGCCGCCGAGGCCCTCATCCGCAACCGCTGGACCAGCGCCGACCGCCTGGTCGCCCGCGGCGGTTCGGCCGGTGGCCTGCTGATGGGCGCGGTCGCGAACCTGGCGCCGGAGTCGTTCGCCGGCATCGTCGCCGAGGTCCCGTTCGTCGACCCGCTGACCTCGATCCTCGACCCGTCCCTGCCGCTCACCGTCACCGAGTGGGAGGAGTGGGGCAACCCGCTGGAGTCGGCGGAGGTCTACGCGTACATGAAGTCGTACAGCCCGTACGAGAACGTCGCGAAGCTGCCGTACTCGAAGATTCTCGCGGTGACCAGCCTCAACGACACCCGCGTGCTCTACCACGAGCCGGCCAAGTGGATCGCCCGGCTGCGCGCCGTGGTCCCGGAGGGTCAGTTCCTCCTGAAGACCGAGATGGGCGCCGGGCACGCCGGCCCGAGCGGCCGTTACGACTCGTGGAAGGAAGAGGCCTTCGTCCTGGCCTGGATCCTGGACACGGCGGGCGCGGCCTGA
- a CDS encoding sensor histidine kinase, which yields MRTRLRVEQDIFAVRQLGREVARAVGLETQDQTRVATALSEVCRVLLATGPETDVTFAVDPYGVPSLQVTMAHSAKGGTSRLAEQLQLVGRLVDTMEVDDEGVGTTVRMARRLPLGAPVLTPTRMDEIRAGLAEHVPGSPLDELAVQNQQLIVALDEVRAQRDDLARLNAELEETNRGVMALYHQLSDELEETNRGVVALYAELDEKSVQLRAASEAKSRFLANVSHELRAPVTAIIGLGRLITDSSSDDLTEEQSRQVELIRGSATDLLTLVNGLLDLAKAEAGRLEPNWSDVDLKAMFGQLRGTLRPLATRPEVEFVVDEPAVLSMRSDEVLLAQVLRNLLTNALKFTEAGSVRLSVRRAGAELEFVVADTGTGIPPELHERVFEEFYQVPGSKPISGRGTGLGLPYARRLAGILGGGLRVDSVPGEGSTFTLQLPVDPS from the coding sequence ATGCGCACGCGCCTGCGGGTTGAGCAGGACATTTTCGCGGTGCGGCAGCTCGGCCGCGAGGTGGCCCGGGCGGTCGGTCTGGAGACGCAGGACCAGACCCGGGTGGCGACCGCGCTGAGTGAGGTCTGCCGGGTGCTGCTGGCGACCGGTCCGGAAACCGACGTCACGTTCGCGGTCGACCCGTACGGGGTACCAAGCCTTCAGGTGACAATGGCGCATTCGGCGAAGGGCGGGACATCCCGTCTGGCCGAGCAGTTGCAGCTGGTCGGCCGTCTGGTCGACACGATGGAGGTCGACGATGAGGGTGTGGGTACGACGGTCCGGATGGCACGGCGCCTACCGCTCGGCGCCCCGGTCCTGACACCGACCCGAATGGACGAGATACGCGCCGGCCTGGCCGAACACGTGCCGGGCAGCCCCCTGGACGAGCTCGCGGTGCAGAACCAGCAGCTCATCGTCGCACTGGACGAGGTGCGCGCGCAGCGTGACGACCTGGCTCGGCTGAACGCCGAGCTGGAGGAGACGAACCGCGGCGTGATGGCCCTCTACCACCAGCTCTCCGACGAGCTGGAGGAGACCAATCGCGGCGTGGTCGCGCTCTACGCCGAGCTGGACGAGAAGTCCGTGCAGCTGCGGGCGGCCAGCGAGGCGAAGAGCCGGTTCCTGGCCAACGTCAGCCACGAGCTGCGCGCCCCGGTCACCGCGATCATCGGGCTCGGGCGGCTGATCACCGACTCCTCGTCGGACGACCTCACCGAGGAGCAGAGCCGCCAGGTGGAGCTGATCCGCGGCTCGGCGACCGACCTGCTGACCCTGGTCAACGGCCTGCTCGACCTGGCCAAGGCGGAGGCCGGCCGGCTTGAGCCGAACTGGTCCGACGTCGACCTCAAGGCGATGTTCGGGCAGCTCCGGGGCACGCTCCGGCCGCTGGCGACCCGACCCGAGGTGGAGTTCGTGGTGGACGAGCCAGCGGTGCTGAGCATGCGCTCGGACGAGGTGCTGCTCGCCCAGGTGCTGCGTAACCTGCTGACCAACGCGCTGAAGTTCACCGAGGCCGGCTCGGTCCGGCTGAGCGTGCGCCGGGCCGGCGCCGAGCTCGAGTTCGTGGTCGCGGACACCGGCACCGGCATCCCACCTGAACTGCACGAACGTGTCTTCGAGGAGTTCTATCAGGTGCCCGGGAGCAAGCCGATCAGCGGCCGGGGCACCGGCCTGGGCCTGCCCTACGCGCGCCGGCTGGCCGGAATCCTGGGCGGCGGCCTGCGGGTGGACTCGGTCCCCGGCGAGGGCAGCACGTTCACCCTTCAGCTGCCGGTCGACCCGTCATGA
- a CDS encoding WD40 repeat domain-containing protein, protein MTTDSLVGGRRRRVGRAVAVAVIGLLGLAATTAAGTGTRPTPELVAQQKVVPGAAGIIAVRPDGKVFATVSHGSVRQWSVTTARPAGPVLASRIGPIRSVEYSPDGTLLAVADGREVSLWDAAAGTRSGSPLAGHVGPVRSVTFSPNGKLVASAGADGTVRLWSAATGDPVRVLTGHVGSVGKVVFSPDGETLATAGADDTVRLWRTATGRPIGEPLAARSGPVYAVSFTPRGDLLGTSDSGNVVRLWDAATAAPSGQPITGNVGPVFALTFSPDGTLLATSSGGDNTVRLWNTATGRPATAPLTGHTGPVRAMRFSPNGKLLATGSDDETVRLWDTATGSPVGRPLTGHTKPVWALRFALGGTRLITAGGDSRVRLWRVNGRTDD, encoded by the coding sequence ATGACTACAGACTCTCTGGTAGGTGGCCGTCGGCGACGCGTCGGCCGGGCCGTTGCCGTGGCCGTGATCGGGCTGCTCGGACTCGCCGCCACCACCGCAGCGGGCACCGGCACCCGACCCACCCCAGAGCTCGTCGCGCAGCAGAAGGTCGTGCCCGGCGCGGCCGGGATCATCGCCGTCCGCCCGGACGGGAAGGTGTTCGCGACCGTCAGCCACGGCTCGGTCCGCCAGTGGAGCGTCACCACCGCCCGGCCGGCCGGCCCGGTGCTGGCCAGCCGCATCGGCCCGATCCGTTCCGTCGAGTACAGCCCGGACGGCACCCTGCTGGCGGTGGCCGACGGCCGTGAGGTGTCGCTGTGGGACGCCGCCGCCGGGACGCGGTCCGGATCGCCGCTGGCCGGCCACGTCGGCCCGGTGCGCTCGGTGACCTTCAGCCCGAACGGAAAGCTGGTGGCCAGCGCCGGCGCCGACGGCACCGTCCGGCTGTGGAGTGCGGCCACCGGGGACCCGGTGCGTGTGTTGACCGGGCACGTCGGGTCGGTCGGCAAGGTCGTGTTCAGCCCGGACGGCGAGACCCTCGCGACCGCCGGCGCCGACGACACCGTGCGGTTGTGGCGGACCGCCACCGGCCGGCCGATCGGGGAGCCGCTGGCCGCCCGCTCCGGCCCGGTCTACGCGGTGAGCTTCACCCCGCGCGGCGATCTCCTCGGCACCTCGGACAGCGGCAACGTGGTGCGGCTCTGGGACGCGGCCACCGCCGCCCCCTCCGGCCAGCCGATCACCGGCAACGTCGGCCCGGTCTTCGCGCTCACCTTCAGCCCGGACGGCACGCTGCTGGCCACCTCGTCCGGCGGCGACAACACGGTCCGGCTGTGGAACACCGCGACCGGCCGCCCGGCGACCGCGCCGCTCACCGGCCACACCGGGCCGGTCCGCGCGATGCGGTTCAGCCCGAACGGAAAACTGCTGGCCACCGGCAGTGACGACGAGACGGTACGACTGTGGGACACCGCCACCGGAAGCCCGGTGGGCCGGCCGCTGACCGGGCACACCAAGCCGGTCTGGGCGCTGCGTTTCGCCCTGGGCGGCACCCGGTTGATCACGGCCGGCGGGGACAGCCGGGTCCGGCTGTGGCGGGTCAACGGCCGGACCGACGACTGA